In Streptococcus parasuis, the following proteins share a genomic window:
- the glpK gene encoding glycerol kinase GlpK has protein sequence MSTEKYIMAIDQGTTSSRAIIFNKKGEKVGSYQKEFTQIFPKPGWVEHNANEIWNSVQSVIAGSFIESGVRPDQIEGIGITNQRETTVVWDKETGLPIYNAIVWQSRQTAHIADQLKADGYADMIHKKTGLVVDAYFSATKVRWILDQVPGAQERAEKGEILFGTIDTWLVWKLTDGKQHVTDYSNAARTMLYNIEELKWDDEILSLLNIPKAMLPEVRSNSEVYGTTAPFHFYGAEVPISGMAGDQQAALFGQLAFEPGMVKNTYGTGSFIVMNTGEEMQLSQNNLLTTIGYGIGGKVYYALEGSIFIAGSAVQWLRDSMRMVTTSPESEELARKSTSNDEVYVVPAFTGLGAPYWNSDARGSVFGLTRGTTKEDFVKATLQSIAYQVRDVIDTMQIDTDIDISVLKVDGGAAMNSLLMQFQADILGIEIARAQNLETTALGAAFLAGLAVGFWKDLDELKELNAVGQSFQPTMNEARKEQLYKGWKKAVAATQLFAEVDEEQ, from the coding sequence ATGTCTACTGAAAAATACATCATGGCCATTGACCAAGGAACTACAAGTTCACGTGCCATTATCTTCAATAAAAAAGGTGAAAAAGTTGGCAGTTACCAAAAAGAGTTTACGCAAATTTTCCCTAAACCAGGTTGGGTTGAACATAACGCAAATGAAATTTGGAATTCTGTTCAGTCTGTGATTGCAGGTTCCTTTATTGAAAGCGGTGTTCGTCCTGATCAAATCGAAGGAATTGGTATTACCAACCAACGGGAAACAACGGTGGTCTGGGATAAGGAAACAGGCCTTCCGATTTACAATGCAATTGTCTGGCAATCTCGTCAAACAGCTCATATTGCTGACCAGCTGAAGGCGGATGGTTACGCAGATATGATTCATAAAAAAACAGGACTTGTAGTCGACGCCTACTTCTCAGCAACCAAAGTTCGTTGGATTTTAGACCAAGTCCCTGGAGCACAGGAACGTGCTGAAAAAGGTGAGATTCTGTTCGGAACCATTGATACTTGGTTAGTGTGGAAGTTAACAGATGGCAAACAGCATGTGACGGATTATTCAAACGCAGCTCGTACCATGCTCTACAACATTGAAGAGTTGAAATGGGATGATGAAATTTTATCTCTTCTCAATATTCCAAAAGCCATGTTGCCGGAAGTTCGTTCAAACTCTGAAGTTTACGGTACAACAGCTCCATTCCATTTCTATGGCGCAGAAGTGCCAATCTCAGGTATGGCAGGTGACCAACAGGCAGCTCTATTTGGACAATTGGCATTTGAGCCAGGTATGGTGAAAAATACTTACGGAACTGGTTCCTTCATCGTGATGAATACAGGTGAAGAGATGCAGTTGTCACAGAACAACCTTCTCACAACAATTGGCTATGGTATCGGCGGCAAAGTCTACTATGCTTTGGAAGGCTCTATCTTTATCGCTGGTTCTGCGGTTCAATGGCTCCGTGACAGCATGCGAATGGTGACTACATCACCTGAGTCAGAAGAGCTTGCTCGGAAGTCTACCAGCAATGATGAAGTCTATGTTGTTCCAGCCTTTACAGGACTTGGAGCTCCGTATTGGAACTCAGATGCGCGTGGATCAGTCTTTGGATTGACACGTGGTACAACAAAAGAAGACTTCGTCAAAGCAACGCTTCAATCCATTGCTTACCAGGTTCGTGATGTCATTGATACCATGCAAATAGACACAGATATTGATATTTCTGTCTTGAAGGTTGACGGTGGTGCAGCTATGAATAGCCTCCTCATGCAATTCCAAGCAGATATCTTGGGTATCGAAATCGCACGCGCACAAAACCTTGAAACTACAGCTCTTGGAGCAGCATTCCTAGCAGGTTTAGCAGTTGGTTTCTGGAAAGATTTGGATGAATTGAAAGAACTCAACGCTGTCGGCCAATCTTTCCAACCAACCATGAACGAAGCTCGTAAGGAACAACTTTACAAGGGATGGAAAAAAGCTGTTGCAGCAACTCAACTATTTGCAGAAGTGGATGAGGAGCAATAA
- a CDS encoding helix-turn-helix domain-containing protein: MQIDSLLEKRERAIYQLLLFVENRKDAPLLKDVCRHLDLTKSTLLRYIESFNEESHAAELGLLFHLEEEKVSLQKDAQLSQEQILSYLFQPSIKYQIIVFLLDKEDVSLQTLSQELLISEATLNRHIASLNQLLAEFGIAIKSGRLKGSELQIRYLLHQILLLTTVSSKYQEEFARRHLDALLPLFERFYQSKLNPKQAYRLLLWLMISQQRSKLQQLDYKALYSLMRPYQDHKFYRQLRKMYLTVGQQQSASFQEGEIMALFAFLFSHFILEPHQLEQVLGFGGPIMEATSLALHVFRSHLGESLSISEEALYHLNQTMSQLYFFQSTLELEVVQELSFEDEAAQLLKNVFKTAFHRSLDADQVMAGYYPKIIALYVYFSQVQPIQVKIGFASSLHEVLSYPLLMQLREKLEGNRQVLIDPYQNGESYDFIITDYLNESPCPIYYLGTQLKMHDVVQLKSIIQDLYNQKARQSEKIATQTPFPIEHR, from the coding sequence AACGAGCTATTTATCAGTTACTCCTGTTTGTGGAAAACAGAAAAGACGCTCCCTTGCTGAAAGATGTATGTCGCCATTTAGATCTGACAAAATCAACTTTATTGCGCTATATAGAATCATTTAATGAAGAGTCGCATGCTGCCGAATTGGGTCTTTTATTTCACCTTGAGGAAGAAAAGGTTTCTCTACAAAAAGATGCTCAACTAAGTCAAGAACAAATATTATCTTATCTTTTTCAACCAAGTATAAAGTATCAGATCATTGTATTTTTATTGGATAAAGAAGATGTTTCTTTACAGACATTGTCTCAAGAATTACTAATTAGTGAGGCAACGCTCAATCGCCATATCGCATCACTAAACCAATTACTGGCTGAATTCGGCATCGCCATTAAAAGCGGTCGGTTAAAAGGAAGCGAGCTTCAAATTCGGTATTTATTACACCAAATCCTCCTCTTGACAACTGTTAGCTCCAAATACCAAGAGGAATTTGCCAGACGCCATTTGGACGCCTTATTACCCTTATTTGAACGCTTTTATCAGTCAAAACTCAATCCTAAACAGGCCTATCGTCTTTTATTATGGTTGATGATTTCACAACAACGGTCTAAGTTACAACAGTTGGATTATAAGGCACTGTATAGCCTTATGAGACCTTATCAGGACCATAAATTTTATCGACAATTGCGGAAGATGTATCTGACAGTGGGACAACAACAATCTGCTTCCTTTCAGGAAGGTGAGATCATGGCATTATTTGCATTTTTGTTTAGTCATTTTATTTTAGAACCACATCAGTTGGAACAGGTTCTGGGCTTTGGTGGTCCAATTATGGAAGCAACGTCACTTGCTTTGCACGTTTTTCGTTCACACCTAGGAGAGTCCTTGTCGATTTCAGAAGAGGCCCTTTATCATTTGAATCAGACCATGAGTCAATTGTATTTCTTTCAATCTACGCTTGAACTTGAAGTGGTACAAGAACTTTCATTTGAAGACGAAGCAGCCCAATTATTAAAAAATGTCTTTAAAACAGCTTTTCATAGAAGTTTAGATGCTGATCAGGTAATGGCTGGCTATTATCCAAAAATCATAGCCTTATATGTATATTTTAGTCAGGTACAGCCGATACAGGTCAAAATTGGTTTCGCATCTTCTTTGCATGAGGTTTTATCCTATCCTTTATTAATGCAGTTGAGAGAAAAGCTTGAAGGCAATCGTCAGGTGCTTATAGACCCCTATCAGAATGGAGAATCTTATGATTTCATTATCACTGACTACCTAAACGAATCGCCATGCCCTATTTATTATTTAGGAACTCAATTAAAAATGCATGACGTTGTACAATTGAAATCTATTATACAAGACCTGTACAATCAAAAGGCAAGACAATCAGAAAAAATTGCAACTCAAACACCTTTTCCAATAGAACATCGGTAA